From a single Capsicum annuum cultivar UCD-10X-F1 chromosome 12, UCD10Xv1.1, whole genome shotgun sequence genomic region:
- the LOC107849652 gene encoding uncharacterized protein LOC107849652, with product MAFSSQVVGQCFSSKPDFRSSQSIPLLKAPKAKITKLHEQKLKIGSITSRQRSLIAHCSMINPDIATGSFSPSNTIKKFYSSINNKDLNQLALLISEDCFIDDFSFPQSFQGRKEALKFLEQLTTSMGQNTELSIDNIYEGVDLTATVNWHLEWKKKEVPFSRGCSYYELSRDREQLLIKNAQVITESSMKPKVLALFNMFTSLFDDFPEIVTRFAKNHQVAYQVLLNTYKNVLQPLIISPILAWYKKLWTFAFTFFGLTTKFVQFIIKNFRQ from the exons ATGGCATTTTCAAGCCAAGTTGTCGGGCAATGTTTTTCGTCCAAGCCAGATTTTAGGAGTAGCCAAAGCATCCCTCTATTGAAAGCTCCGAAAGCAAAAATCACCAAACTACATGAGCAAAAATTAAAGATAGGAAGTATCACGAGCAGGCAGAGGTCCTTGATCGCGCATTGCTCAATGATCAACCCTGATATTGCGACAGGTTCATTTTCGCCATCCAACACAATTAAAAAATTCTACTCGAGCATAAACAATAAGGACCTGAACCAACTGGCCTTGCTTATATCTGAAGATtgtttcattgatgatttctcaTTCCCTCAATCATTTCAAGGGAGAAAG GAAGCTTTGAAATTTCTGGAGCAACTAACCACAAGCATGGGCCAAAACACAGAGTTAAGCATAGACAACATTTATGAAGGTGTTGATCTTACAGCAACAGTAAACTGGCATTTAG AGTGGAAGAAGAAAGAAGTTCCCTTTAGTAGAGGTTGCAGCTACTATGAATTATCAAGAGATAGAGAACAACTACTCATTAA GAATGCTCAAGTTATTACAGAATCATCTATGAAACCGAAAGTTTTG GCATTGTTCAATATGTTTACTTCACTATTCGATGACTTCCCTGAGATCGTGACGA GGTTTGCAAAGAATCACCAAGTTGCATATCAAGTGTTACTAAATACTTACAAGAATGTTCTGCAACCATTGATCATAAGTCCAATTCTTGCATGGTACAAAAAGTTGTGGACATTTGCATTCACCTTTTTTGGACTCACCACCAAGTTTGTGCAGTTCATTATAAAGAACTTCAGACAGTAA